A stretch of DNA from Spirosoma endbachense:
GCGCATCGGAGCGAGCCGGTAGCCGGATGGTCGATGAATTGAGACGCGCACAGGAAACAAAAAGCTAATGGCTTTTAAGATTAACTAGCTTTTCCAGTCAATCACACCTGTTTCCTCCCACTTCTTCAGCCAGTCTTTCCTGATGCCGTGAACCTGCGAGAAAAATTCGTAAAATGGGAACATATCCGTCTCGTAATTGCCTGTTACATAGATGGGTTTGCCTATAATAACTAGTTTCCGGGGCCAGTCGAAGCCAACCGGAATAATGGGGACGTGCGCTTTAAGGGCAATGTAATAGAAGCCTGTTTTTAGCTTTGACACATTACTGCGAGTGCCTTCGGGTGCTATGCAAATCTGAAGCTGTTCATTCTGGTTAAATATAGCAACGATGGCATCGACCAGGTTGTGCGATTTATCACGATATACCGGTTTACCCCCCAGTAGTCGAAAAAGCCAGCCTGAATACCAGGTAAAGAGCGAACTTTTGGCGAGATATTGAATCCAGATGTGAATGGTCGGGCGGACACCTAACCCGACCAGAAAGTCCCAGTTGGTTGTATGAGGAGCAACTGCCCAAATGCCCTTGGGTAAGTGTGGTACAGGGCCAACAACCTGCCAACCGGCGACTTTAAATAACCAACGGGTGAGGGCACTGAGCATTTCTGTAATTTAGAATTTACAGTTTATAGTTTTCAGTGCACAAGGCAGCCTTGCCTTGTGCACTGAAAACTATAAACTGTAAACCCAATTTAGTATTTCCGGTCTTTGCTCTCCAACCAGCGGCCAGTGATAAATGAAGCCGTCAGCAGGACAACGTAGAACAGGAGTGTTAGCGGGGTTGATAAATCCATATCTGTGTTCGGTTGAATTCGTATGCAAAAGTACAATAGACGTTGGATATTAGACACTGAGCATTAGACAAAAAATGAAAATCTCCTGTCTGTGCCTAAATCACTTACAAGACTCCCTTTGTGCTGGGTAGGTTATCCAATTCTTTAATATCA
This window harbors:
- a CDS encoding 1-acyl-sn-glycerol-3-phosphate acyltransferase; this translates as MLSALTRWLFKVAGWQVVGPVPHLPKGIWAVAPHTTNWDFLVGLGVRPTIHIWIQYLAKSSLFTWYSGWLFRLLGGKPVYRDKSHNLVDAIVAIFNQNEQLQICIAPEGTRSNVSKLKTGFYYIALKAHVPIIPVGFDWPRKLVIIGKPIYVTGNYETDMFPFYEFFSQVHGIRKDWLKKWEETGVIDWKS